Proteins from one Mixophyes fleayi isolate aMixFle1 chromosome 9, aMixFle1.hap1, whole genome shotgun sequence genomic window:
- the LOC142102296 gene encoding G-protein coupled receptor 4-like isoform X4, which yields MCNETLSCSFPDKYEAILFPAIYSCVFIVGLLGNLTAIGVIIQLIKKKNILGVYLANLCVSDLMYIFTLPIWIVYTAKEDWLFGTICCKIVGFFFNSNLYTTIAFLSCIAADRFIATVFPLRSRTFRSMRKALVTCVVVWLLVLGSHSYFLSRNDLFVSVQNVELCYEKYPMEHWMAHLNYFRIFVVFLIPLILFVFSYCSIIRVIHNTSSLGNEQKRRITGLLLSMTTIFIVCYLPYHVVLFIRSYVSDYNYCSCEIEKLVRPAYRISFALTSLSSAMDPFINIFVSEGVKRDLMVELRAIWFCLHYRGRTNKSKIRCVNFVCEEAAKNNNGLLCTHQTRVQTRL from the coding sequence ATGTGTAACGAGACTCTGTCGTGCTCGTTTCCAGACAAATATGAAGCCATCCTCTTCCCTGCCATCTACAGCTGCGTCTTCATCGTGGGGCTTCTGGGTAACCTGACGGCGATTGGAGTTATTATCCAGCTAATCAAGAAGAAGAACATCTTGGGTGTCTATCTGGCCAACCTTTGTGTTTCTGACCTGATGTACATCTTCACTCTCCCCATCTGGATTGTCTACACCGCCAAAGAGGACTGGCTCTTCGGTACTATCTGCTGCAAGATCGTGGGCTTCTTCTTCAATTCTAATCTTTACACCACGATTGCCTTCCTCAGCTGTATAGCCGCAGACCGCTTTATCGCCACAGTGTTTCCGTTACGTTCCCGGACCTTTCGGAGCATGAGGAAAGCATTGGTGACTTGTGTAGTGGTTTGGCTGCTAGTCCTTGGATCCCACTCTTATTTCTTGAGCAGAAATGATCTGTTTGTGTCCGTCCAAAATGTGGAGCTTTGCTATGAGAAGTATCCTATGGAGCATTGGATGGCTCACCTCAATTATTTCCGAATATTCGTGGTGTTTCTCATCCCGCTTATTCTCTTCGTCTTCTCCTACTGCTCAATCATCCGAGTTATTCATAATACCTCCAGCTTGGGTAATGAGCAGAAAAGACGGATTACTGGCCTTCTCCTGTCCATGACCACCATCTTTATCGTCTGCTACCTTCCCTACCACGTGGTCCTCTTTATCCGCTCGTATGTGAGCGACTATAACTACTGCAGCTGTGAGATCGAGAAGCTCGTCCGGCCGGCGTACCGGATCTCGTTTGCCCTCACCAGCCTCAGCAGCGCCATGGACCCATTCATTAATATTTTTGTAAGTGAAGGAGTCAAGCGGGATTTGATGGTGGAGCTCCGAGCGATCTGGTTTTGTTTGCACTATCGGGGGAGAACGAACAAAAGTAAAATAAGATGCGTTAACTTTGTGTGTGAAGAGGCTGCAAAAAACAACAATGGTCTCTTGTGCACACACCAAACCAGAGTACAGACCAGACTGTAG